Proteins encoded within one genomic window of Macrobrachium nipponense isolate FS-2020 chromosome 8, ASM1510439v2, whole genome shotgun sequence:
- the LOC135223058 gene encoding glutamic acid-rich protein-like, translating into MEACGSTGRKNGASEKKKKKKKKKKKKNKKKKQKKKKKKKKKKKKKKKEKKKKTKKKKKKKKKKKKKKKKKKKNKKKKKKKKKKKKKKKKKKKKKKKKKKKKKKKKKKKKRKKRKKKKKKKKKKKKKKKKKKKKKKKKKKKKKNKKKKKKKKKKKKKKKEKKKIKKKKKKKKKKKKKKKKKKKKKKKKKKKKKKKKKKKKKKKKKKKKKGGNKKKIKKKKKKKKKKKKKKKKKKKKKKKQKKKKKKKKKKNKKKKKKKQKKKKKKKKKKKKKKKKKKKKKTKQKKKKKKKKKKKKKKKKKKKKKKKKKKKKKKNKKKKKKKKKKKKKKEKKKKKTKKKKKKKQKKKKKKKKKKKKKKKKKKKKKNKKKKKKKKKKKKKKKKKKKKKKKKKKKKKNKKKKKKQKKKKKKKKQKKKKKKKKKKKKKKKKKKKKKKQKKKKKKKKKKKKKKKKKKKKKKKKKKKKKKKKKKKKKKKKKKKKKKKKQKKKKKKKKKKKKKKKKKKKKKNKKKKKKKKKKKKKKKKKKKKKKKKKKKKKKKKKKKKKKKKKKKKKKKKKKKKKKKKKTKKKKKKKKKKKKKKKKKKKKKKKKKKKKKKKKKKKKKKKKKEKKIPKKKKKKKKKKKKKKKKKKKPKKKKKKKKKKKKKKKKQKKKKKKKKKKNQKKKKKKKKKKKKKKKKKKKKKKKKKKKKKKKKKKKKKKKKKKKKKKGEIQFKAEELEDCREVKFNVNMNASLTASTFTLKMCLLDIDERARH; encoded by the exons aaaaaaaaaaaaaaaaaaaaaaaaaaaaaaaaaaaaaaaacaaaaaaaaaaaacaaaaaaaaaaaaaaaaaaaaaaaaaaaaaaaaaaaaaaaaaaaaaaagaaaaaaaaaaaaaaacaaaaaaaaaaaaaaaaaaaaaaaaaaaaaaaaaaaaaaaaaaaaaaaaaaaaaaaaaaaataaaaaaaaaaaaaaaaaaaaaaaaaaaaaaaaaaaaaaaaaaaaaaaaaaaaaaaaaaaaaaaaaaaaaaaaaaaaaaaaaaaaaaaaaaaaaaaaaaaaaaaaaaaaagaaaaaaaagaaaaaaaaaaaaaaaaaaaaaaaaaaaaaaaaaaaaaaaaaaaaaaaaaaaaaaaaaaaaaaaaaaaaaaaaaaaaaaaaaaaaaaaaaacaaaaaaaaaaaaaaaaaaaaaaaaaaaaaaaaaaaaaaaaaaaaagaaaaaaaaaaaataaaaaaaaaaaaaaaaaaaaaaaaaaaaaaaaaaaaaaaaaaaaaaaaaaaaaaaaaaaaaaaaaaaaaaaaaaaaaaaaaaaaaaaaaaaaaaaaaaaaaaaaaaaaaaaaaaaaaaaaaaaaaaaaaaaaaaaagggggaaacaaaaaaaaaattaaaaaaaaaaaaaaaaaaaaaaaaaaaaaaaaaaaaaaaaaaaaaaaaaaaaaaaaaaaaaaaaaaaaacaaaaaaaaaaaaaaaaaaaaaaaaaaaaaaaaaataaaaaaaaaaaaaaaaaaaaacaaaaaaaaaaaaaaaaaaaaaaaaaaaaaaaaaaaaaaaaaaaaaaaaaaaaaaaaaaaaaaaaaacaaaacaaaaaaaaaaaaaaaaaaaaaaaaaaaaaaaaaaaaaaaaaaaaaaaaaaaaaaaaaaaaaaaaaaaaaaaaaaaaaaaaaaaaaaaaaaaaaacaaaaaaaaaaaaaaaaaaaaaaaaaaaaaaaaaaaaaaaaaagaaaaaaaaaaaaaaaaaacaaaaaaaaaaaaaaaaaaaaaacaaaaaaaaaaaaaaaaaaaaaaaaaaaaaaaaaaaaaaaaaaaaaaaaaaaaaaaaaaaaaaaaaaacaaaaaaaaaaaaaaaaaaaaaaaaaaaaaaaaaaaaaaaaaaaaaaaaaaaaaaaaaaaaaaaaaaaaaaaaaaaaaaaaaaaaaaaaacaaaaaaaaaaaaaaaaaacaaaaaaaaaaaaaaaaaaaaaaaaaacaaaaaaaaaaaaaaaaaaaaaaaaagaaaaaaaaaaaaaaaaaaaaaaaaaaaaaaaaaaaaaaaaaacaaaaaaaaaaaaaaaaaaaaaaaaaaaaaaagaaaaaaaaaaaaaaaaaaaaaaaaaaaaaaaaaaaaaaaaaaaaaaaaaaaaaaaaaaaaaaaaaaaaaaaaaaaaaaaaaaaaaaaaaaaaaaaaaaaaaaaaaaaaaaaaaacaaaaaaaaaaaaaaaaaaaaaaaaaaaaaaaaaaaaaaaaaaaaaaaaaaaaaaaaaaaaaaaaaaacaaaaaaaaaaaaaaaaaaaaaaaaaaaaaaaaaaaaaaaaaaaaaaaaaaaaaaaaaaaaaaaaaaaaaaaaaaaaaaaaaaaaaaaaaaaaaaaaaaaaaaaaaaaaaaaaaaaaaaaaaaaaaaaaaaaaaaaaaaaaaaaaaaaaaaaaaaaaaaaaaaaaaaaaaaaacaaaaaaaaaaaaaaaaaaaaaaaaaaaaaaaaaaaaaaaaaaaaaaaaaaagaaaaaaaaaaaaaaaaaaaaaaaaaaaaaaaaaaaaaaaaaaaaaaaaaaaaaaaaaaaaaaaaaaaaaaaggaaaaaaaaattccaaaaaaaaaaaaaaaaaaaaaaaaaaaaaaaaaaaaaaaaaaaaaaaaaaaaaaaaaaccaaaaaaaaaaaaaaaaaaaaaaaaaaaaaaaaaaaaaaaaaaaaaaaaacaaaaaaaaaaaaaaaaaaaaaaaaaaaaaaaaaaccaaaaaaaaaaaaaaaaaaaaaaaaaaaaaaaaaaaaaaaaaaaaaagaaaaaaaaaaaaaaaaaaaaaaaaaaaaaaaaaaaaaaaaaaaaaaaaaaaaaaaaaaaaaaaaaaaaaaaaaaaaaaaaaaaaaaaaaaaaaggaga GATACAATTCAAAGCGGAGGAGCTGGAAGACTGTCGGGAAGTGAAATTCAATGTAAATATGAATGCTTCACTTACGGCGTCCACCTTTACCCTGAAGATGTGCCTGCTAGATATAGACGAAAGGGCCAGGCATTAG